The genomic stretch ACCACTTCCCAGAGAAGGATtcctaacttacttttacacagagttttataatgtaaatgtgggactatctgattggtcaaaactgttggggcagcaccatggtttagactcggccCGCCCATTTTGTTGGCAcgcaggctagtcctagcctcttggtgcttcagcttctggtcaccgccctgtggaaggaaaaaagctaacagcacacttctgtatcttgtctagtgttcgTCAGTGGCTGTCTCCACCTGGTCAGTGGCTGTCTCCACCTGGTCAGTGGCTTTCTCCACCTGGGCCTGTGGCCTTgaattggagcacaaagagtgcTTCAGTTTTTTATCTACTTGCCCTCAAATAATGTGGCGAGGTGCCAAGCGTTATCAGTATATGTTCTTTCTTTTGATTctctttatttctgtgtgctgtgcctggcatGACCTTAAGTAAGAACGCTGCTAATACTTTTCTAAGCAGCGTTCTTACTAAAGGTCATAATACAGATTATTGCTATTTTAAcagcagttagctgtaaccacctacagaaaaggatgcctaattttacttttacacagagctTTATAATATGAATGTGCGAATATCTAATTGGTCAAAACGGTTGGagcagcaccatggtttagactcggccCGCCCTTGATGACACGcgcaggctagtcctagcctcttggtgcttccgGTTAGCGCCTGTTGAAGAAATACAATCTATGCACATTTCTCCTTATCTGGCCCTTCTCTGACTGTACCTTGTGTTCCTCAGTGCTTTCCCCCTCAGAGCcctaaaccttgaaaatacctACAAATGTGTCTATGTCCTATGAATCTGTCTCTGTGTTACATCTGCCTGCCCTCAAATATGTGCTTATGTACAAAGTATTATCAGTATGCCCTTTCTGTTGATACTCCTCATTCCTGTGTGCTGTGACTGGCagattaaatgtgtgttttatgctttgCTAAATACATTTCTAAGCAGCACTCTACTAAAGGTCATAATGCAGATAATTGCTCATTTTTATCGATCCCTAACATTGTCAGTCTCTAAGAATCTAGTTTGGTTGAATACATATGGTGTAACATTTGGATGTGCACTTCCCTCATCCTATTGACATTTCTGAGTTCTCCTCAATACGTCAAATATATGTTTGAAAAATTCACatgaaagcagattttttttgtggcaGCTTCTACCAAGAATATCTCATTTATGTGTTGGGGGATTTTAGTTCTGCTGCACCTTAAACATtgaagttattgttaatttaatGGCATGATAagaatcaggttgtagctgcaGTAACTGTtggatagaaaacaatgttcctctgatgattTATTGAATCTGTGAACATCTCTACAACTCAAAAAGTGACTTTATTCTTTGCTTTATTAAACGACGCACAGTGCATGAAATCTATTCtgtctgtgatgatgtcagcATCAGATTGTTTTTGACCTGTACATTGGGATTTACCAACTCGCTGTCAATGTAATAGTTGATGGTTGCTCCTGTGTATGCCTCATTTGCAATGGCTGCTATGAAGCAATGATACTGATGCTGTGTTTTGATAAACTCTTGGATAAATCTGGCTTTCTTTCTCATCTTGGTGACAACTTCAGTTGAGTAGTACCACTGGTCTTCAGTTGTTGTGTCTGCATTTTTGCTTGGGTCCAAGTAGTGGGCCATCTCATCCAGGAAGGGGTCAGTATTCTTCAGGGAGGTGAAGACAAAGCACAGAACCTCGTTTCTACCTGGATCAAGAACCTCTCTGTCCAGCTCTGACTGACTCAGGACAATCTTTGCTCCCTCCATGATAGCAACACAGGATCTGATGACGTTGATTTCTCGCTCTTTGTGATCCAGCCACCTGCTCAGTTTCTCATGGCTGAATGGTGACTCGTCCTTGGCAATGAAGAGATCTCTTGTTGagttctcttcttctttcccttCACGGGTGGAGGGAAGATTCTTTGCCAGGGCCTGCTTGAGGGTGATTGCATAATAAGCACATAACTTTTGGAAAGTGCTCAGCTGTTCTTGAATCGGAGGAAAATTCTTGACCTCGTCCAGAGAATCGCTGCATCTTATTTCTAGGTGCCTTATATCTTCAAGAGTATCATGCACCATGCTCACTAATTCAATGCTGATCTCCCTTGTCAGCTCAGCAGCTTCAGAGTATAAATATGTCAGCGGCATCAGCCAGACCTTCAGAGGAACACCATTCTCTCCATTTTTTCCAATTAGCTGCGGAAGTTGTGCGTAGGTCTTCACTGCATCTTCAAATGAGGCAGGGTTGCTTTCCAGAAGGAAGTCTCCGTGGAATTTGCAGGAGAATTTCTGAGTCAGGGCTTTTTCTTCATCAGTCAGCTTGATGTCAACCTTCCCACTAATACTGAATGAAGGGATCTTCTTTATCACAGCTTCCATGCTGCCATTGATGTCCTGAACGCTGCTGGTGTCTAGCTTCTGACTGtcaaacacaaagaaagcaTTGGCCCCATAAAGGATGCCTGTGACTACATGTGTTGCAAAGCCCTTGTGAATCATGTCTAATTGTTGGGGTTGCTTGGTATCGAGGTCGATCATTGACAGCTGCTTGAAGTTGGTGGTAGCTTTGTACTGacaggtcactctgctctgaTTGTGGGATTTCTTCTGGTCATTCAGATACTTGGCAGATCCTCCAACTTCAATCAGTCCACTCAGGAAGCTGGCCTTCAGAGAAGCGTCAACATCCAGCAGAGTGGACTTGGAGTCAGTGTTGTCAGATGCAGAAATGTTAAACACACTGCTGTGCTGAGACCTTTCAACTGTGTTCTCTTCTACAGTTTTCTCATTCCACAATGAGAAACCTATGGGAATTGGAAAACACCAGTCGTCAATCACTCaaacaaattttatttatttattttatttcttacaacaacaacacaacatagAGAAGAAAGGCACATGAGTAGGTAAAGTTATCaaagataattatttattattattattattattattattattaaggcaACTGACTTGGACACAGGAGACTGGGGTACGCATCCTGGTCAGGACAAAGGACATCCAGTGCGGGTCCTTTGGCAAGACTCCTAATGCTATACCAGCCTACCTCAATCATAACTGATCAGAGTAATGATAGAGTAATTCCAGCTCAGACGTCACCCAGGTCAACAAGGTCCGCATCAGTTGCTAGTGAACTAGGGCATATTGATGAAAAGTGGGCTACAGGAACAAGAAAAATGTTCTCGGCTTTCAACTTGCTCCTCTATCCTCCACCCCAGCCTCCCTCCACTCTGCTAACTCCTGACATGTTTGCCTCCTTTTTCAC from Centropristis striata isolate RG_2023a ecotype Rhode Island chromosome 9, C.striata_1.0, whole genome shotgun sequence encodes the following:
- the LOC131978122 gene encoding stonustoxin subunit beta-like, whose translation is MASDTMVTAALGRPFTLGMLYDARKDQLVPGFSLWNEKTVEENTVERSQHSSVFNISASDNTDSKSTLLDVDASLKASFLSGLIEVGGSAKYLNDQKKSHNQSRVTCQYKATTNFKQLSMIDLDTKQPQQLDMIHKGFATHVVTGILYGANAFFVFDSQKLDTSSVQDINGSMEAVIKKIPSFSISGKVDIKLTDEEKALTQKFSCKFHGDFLLESNPASFEDAVKTYAQLPQLIGKNGENGVPLKVWLMPLTYLYSEAAELTREISIELVSMVHDTLEDIRHLEIRCSDSLDEVKNFPPIQEQLSTFQKLCAYYAITLKQALAKNLPSTREGKEEENSTRDLFIAKDESPFSHEKLSRWLDHKEREINVIRSCVAIMEGAKIVLSQSELDREVLDPGRNEVLCFVFTSLKNTDPFLDEMAHYLDPSKNADTTTEDQWYYSTEVVTKMRKKARFIQEFIKTQHQYHCFIAAIANEAYTGATINYYIDSELVNPNVQVKNNLMLTSSQTE